In Stieleria varia, one genomic interval encodes:
- a CDS encoding DUF1552 domain-containing protein encodes MDSRSLKPLMDRRTILRGSAVALGLPLLEAMTPLSRSAFASADSIQRPVRMAFVFVPNGVIVPDWKPTGSGKDWQLSKSLQPLESMKSKLNVISDLAHDNGRGYKDGAGDHARCASTFLTAARPLKTSGSIRLGVSVDQVAATQLSGQTRLSSIELGLVGSRNAGSCDSGYSCAYSSNISWRNENQPMPKETIPRLAFERLFGDGDSAKRRKTNRFRSSILDVVRGDAEKIMGRLGKNDRQKIDEYFAGVREIEQRIERSEKEDAAAMPDLEVPFGPIDQFEQHAKLMFDLMAVAFQTDTTRVATLMLDNAGGNRRYTQLGINDDHHGMSHHRDKTETVAKLQKIDHYLIEQFAYFLQKLDSISDGEQSLLDQSMVLYGSGISDGNRHRHDDLPIVLAGSAGGQIETGRFIVPGKEVPMGNLFLSMLDKMGTPAESIGDSSGRLTELG; translated from the coding sequence ATGGACAGCCGATCACTGAAACCCTTGATGGATCGTCGAACGATCCTGCGTGGCTCCGCCGTTGCATTGGGCTTGCCATTGCTGGAAGCCATGACGCCGCTGAGTCGCAGCGCATTCGCATCCGCCGATTCGATCCAACGGCCTGTTCGGATGGCATTTGTATTCGTCCCCAACGGCGTTATCGTGCCGGACTGGAAGCCGACCGGCAGCGGCAAGGACTGGCAGCTCTCGAAGTCGTTGCAGCCGCTGGAGTCGATGAAGTCCAAGCTCAATGTGATCTCCGATTTGGCACATGACAACGGACGCGGGTACAAAGATGGCGCGGGTGACCACGCGCGGTGCGCATCGACCTTTTTGACAGCCGCACGCCCCCTGAAGACCAGTGGCAGTATCCGACTGGGCGTCTCGGTCGATCAAGTCGCTGCGACACAACTCTCAGGACAGACTCGGTTGTCTTCGATCGAACTCGGTTTGGTCGGCAGCCGCAACGCCGGCAGTTGTGACTCGGGATACAGTTGCGCCTACTCGTCCAATATCTCTTGGCGAAATGAGAACCAGCCGATGCCCAAGGAGACGATTCCACGCCTGGCATTTGAACGCCTGTTTGGCGACGGGGATTCCGCCAAGCGACGCAAAACCAATCGTTTTCGCAGCAGCATCTTGGACGTTGTTCGTGGCGATGCGGAAAAGATCATGGGGCGACTTGGCAAAAACGACCGGCAAAAGATCGACGAGTATTTTGCGGGGGTCCGCGAAATTGAACAACGTATTGAACGATCCGAGAAAGAAGACGCGGCGGCGATGCCGGATTTGGAGGTCCCGTTCGGCCCCATTGATCAGTTCGAACAACACGCCAAGCTGATGTTCGATCTCATGGCGGTTGCTTTTCAAACCGACACCACACGAGTTGCCACCTTGATGTTGGACAACGCAGGCGGCAATCGTCGTTACACGCAACTTGGGATCAACGATGACCATCACGGGATGAGTCACCATCGTGACAAAACGGAGACGGTTGCAAAGTTGCAAAAGATCGACCACTACTTGATCGAGCAATTCGCTTACTTTTTGCAAAAACTCGATTCGATCTCAGACGGAGAGCAGTCGCTGCTCGATCAATCGATGGTGCTCTACGGCAGCGGCATCAGCGACGGCAATCGTCACCGGCACGATGACTTGCCCATCGTACTCGCCGGCAGCGCTGGCGGTCAGATTGAAACAGGTCGTTTCATTGTGCCAGGCAAAGAAGTGCCGATGGGCAACCTGTTCTTGTCCATGCTGGATAAGATGGGTACACCAGCCGAATCGATCGGTGATAGCAGCGGGCGACTGACCGAGTTGGGATGA
- a CDS encoding DUF2314 domain-containing protein, which translates to MESSVRWSHRINLINESNELDDLSVGEYVKLLFRFAAEDAERNDHETERMWVLITDLDDDGYYVGTVENDPHHFDKLKCGDTISFHPLHVMAVLEEDA; encoded by the coding sequence TTGGAGTCCAGTGTTCGATGGTCGCATCGAATCAACCTGATCAACGAATCCAACGAGTTGGATGATCTTTCGGTTGGTGAATACGTTAAGCTGCTCTTTCGATTTGCAGCGGAGGACGCAGAGCGAAACGATCACGAAACAGAACGCATGTGGGTTCTCATTACTGACCTTGATGATGATGGCTACTACGTCGGCACCGTCGAGAATGATCCACACCATTTCGATAAACTGAAATGCGGGGACACGATCTCTTTTCATCCGCTGCACGTAATGGCCGTTCTCGAAGAAGATGCATAA
- the ispE gene encoding 4-(cytidine 5'-diphospho)-2-C-methyl-D-erythritol kinase, with the protein MPLATTVPTNVQTAVETSPPAKLNLFLEITARRCDGFHEIDTVMVPIDLRDHLLIQRLDSSDELSMEAQWMPSSEIWTQKLSGSPQSSHLAQIPSDENNLVIRALAAFRKHFGVRCGFHSRLFKGIPAGAGMGGASSDAASALRCASLLCEPELGPAAERVEELAAIAATIGSDVPFFLGLPGQSESTVAARARGRGELLNPVSLRSPLPVVVAYPRHGLSTAEVYGRLTVPSETIDPEPFLKALSSGNRKLIGEKMTNRLTAPAREIRPEIDEMLESMWRSGLQTCQLTGSGSACFAITDTIGQARRAAARLRAMLQPGALVWATHTTTTAPRVRHAS; encoded by the coding sequence ATGCCACTTGCAACCACCGTTCCGACCAACGTCCAGACCGCTGTTGAAACGTCGCCACCTGCCAAGCTGAACTTGTTCCTCGAGATCACCGCTCGTCGCTGCGATGGCTTTCATGAGATCGATACCGTCATGGTTCCAATCGATCTCCGCGATCACCTGCTCATCCAACGGTTGGATTCTTCGGACGAACTGAGCATGGAAGCTCAATGGATGCCATCGAGCGAAATTTGGACGCAAAAACTTTCCGGATCACCCCAGTCCTCCCATCTTGCGCAGATCCCCAGCGATGAAAATAATTTGGTGATCAGAGCGTTGGCGGCTTTCCGCAAACATTTTGGTGTCAGGTGCGGATTTCACAGTCGTTTGTTCAAGGGCATTCCTGCGGGTGCTGGGATGGGTGGAGCGAGCAGCGATGCGGCCAGTGCACTTCGGTGCGCATCCCTTTTGTGCGAACCGGAGCTTGGCCCCGCAGCCGAACGTGTCGAGGAGTTGGCCGCGATCGCGGCGACGATTGGCAGTGATGTACCGTTTTTCCTCGGGCTTCCAGGACAATCGGAATCAACCGTGGCGGCTCGCGCCCGTGGCCGAGGCGAGTTGCTCAACCCCGTGTCCTTGCGTTCACCCTTGCCGGTGGTCGTAGCATACCCGCGGCATGGTTTATCGACGGCGGAGGTCTACGGAAGACTCACTGTTCCTTCGGAAACCATTGATCCAGAGCCGTTTTTGAAAGCATTGTCGTCGGGAAACCGTAAATTGATTGGCGAGAAGATGACAAACCGTCTGACTGCGCCGGCACGAGAAATCCGGCCTGAGATCGATGAAATGCTAGAATCGATGTGGCGGTCTGGATTGCAAACGTGTCAATTAACGGGAAGTGGTTCGGCATGCTTTGCGATTACCGATACGATCGGGCAGGCACGCAGGGCCGCAGCGAGACTACGCGCGATGTTGCAACCGGGGGCACTCGTTTGGGCCACACACACCACAACGACTGCCCCAAGGGTGCGGCACGCGTCATAA
- the thrS gene encoding threonine--tRNA ligase: MSTAAPSVQVQLPDGTLAEHPAQTTSMDVAKGISEGLARSVIAAEVDGKIVDADRPLGELATGDGPLSLKLLTSRDPDALDVLRHSAAHVMARAVMRLYEGVSLAFGPTTEGGFYYDFDIPEKISEDDFPKIEAEIKKIIKDKEPFERFVIDRDEARKLCDDLNQDLKVEHIDTGLADQDTVSFYRQGEFVDLCRGPHIPDAGKIKAIKLMSIAGSHWKGDTSGRQLQRLYGTAFFDKKELADYLEQIEEAKRRDHRVLGKQHGLFAINPEVGQGLCLWLPKGARVRVTLENFLRTELLSRGYDPVYSPHIGRVELYETSGHFPYYRDSQFAPLFGSEVGGLLDAWSRRLESGTIDADGEDKLMAAVETLGVELPNYKPSMTNEQKIAVLNEWQHNNERYLLKPMNCPHHCHIFKAQPRSYRQLPLRLFEFGTVYRHEQTGELNGMLRVRGLTQDDAHIFCTADQVEDEFRATIELTKFVLKSVGLDDYRVQLSLRDPDSSKYVGSEQQWDNAEGSLRNVLENSGLEFNEEPGEAAFYGPKADFMVRDCIGRSWQLGTVQLDYNLPERFKLEYNGSDNSAHRPVMIHRAPFGSLERFTGMLIEHFAGAFPMWLSPEQIRVLPLSDKSLDYAVAVARQLDEAGLKVTVDSTGGKVQAKIRNAQLDLVNYMAVVGPKEAETGHVALRDRIDGDLGSMPVAQAIARLQKEVADRTVRQAVKGSAAPAVETGATGNEG; this comes from the coding sequence ATGAGCACCGCAGCCCCCAGCGTCCAAGTCCAATTGCCCGACGGAACCCTCGCCGAGCACCCCGCCCAAACCACGTCGATGGATGTGGCCAAGGGGATCAGCGAAGGCTTGGCTCGCAGCGTCATCGCAGCCGAAGTTGATGGCAAGATCGTCGATGCCGACCGTCCGTTGGGTGAGCTGGCCACCGGTGATGGACCGCTCTCGTTGAAATTGTTGACCAGCCGCGACCCCGACGCCCTGGACGTGCTGCGTCACTCGGCGGCCCACGTGATGGCTCGGGCCGTGATGCGACTTTACGAGGGAGTCTCGTTGGCGTTCGGCCCGACCACCGAAGGCGGCTTCTACTACGACTTTGACATCCCGGAAAAGATCAGCGAAGACGACTTTCCCAAAATCGAAGCCGAGATCAAAAAGATCATCAAGGACAAGGAACCCTTTGAGCGTTTCGTCATCGACCGCGACGAAGCCAGAAAACTGTGCGACGATCTGAACCAAGATCTCAAGGTCGAGCACATCGACACCGGCTTGGCCGATCAAGACACCGTCAGCTTTTATCGCCAAGGTGAATTCGTGGACTTGTGCCGCGGCCCCCACATTCCCGATGCGGGCAAGATCAAAGCGATCAAACTGATGAGCATCGCGGGGTCTCACTGGAAAGGTGATACCTCCGGGCGTCAACTGCAACGTCTCTACGGCACCGCGTTCTTTGACAAGAAAGAATTGGCGGACTACCTCGAGCAGATCGAAGAAGCCAAGCGTCGAGACCACCGTGTGCTGGGCAAGCAGCATGGGCTGTTCGCGATCAATCCCGAAGTCGGCCAGGGGTTGTGCTTGTGGTTACCCAAGGGGGCTCGCGTTCGTGTCACCCTGGAGAACTTTTTGCGAACCGAACTGCTCTCACGAGGTTACGATCCCGTCTACAGCCCGCACATCGGACGCGTGGAACTGTACGAAACCAGCGGCCACTTTCCCTATTATCGTGACAGCCAATTCGCGCCACTGTTCGGCAGCGAGGTCGGCGGACTGCTCGACGCCTGGAGTCGTCGATTGGAATCCGGCACGATCGATGCCGATGGCGAAGACAAACTGATGGCGGCGGTCGAGACCTTGGGTGTCGAGTTGCCCAACTACAAACCATCGATGACCAATGAGCAAAAGATCGCTGTGCTCAACGAATGGCAGCACAATAACGAGCGATACTTGCTCAAGCCGATGAATTGCCCGCACCACTGTCATATCTTTAAAGCTCAACCGCGTTCCTATCGCCAGTTGCCCCTGCGGTTATTTGAGTTTGGAACCGTCTATCGTCATGAGCAAACCGGTGAACTCAACGGTATGCTCCGCGTTCGTGGCTTGACCCAAGACGACGCGCACATCTTCTGTACCGCCGATCAAGTCGAAGATGAATTCCGTGCGACGATCGAACTGACCAAGTTTGTTCTCAAGTCGGTCGGACTGGATGACTACCGTGTCCAGCTTTCATTGCGTGACCCGGATAGCAGCAAGTATGTCGGCTCTGAGCAACAGTGGGACAATGCGGAAGGATCTCTACGCAACGTGCTGGAGAACTCGGGGTTGGAGTTCAACGAGGAGCCAGGCGAAGCCGCTTTCTACGGCCCCAAAGCCGATTTCATGGTCAGGGACTGCATCGGACGATCGTGGCAATTGGGAACGGTGCAACTGGACTACAATCTGCCCGAGCGTTTCAAGTTGGAGTACAACGGCAGCGACAACTCGGCGCACCGCCCGGTGATGATTCACCGAGCACCGTTCGGATCGTTGGAGCGATTCACCGGCATGTTGATCGAGCATTTCGCCGGTGCGTTCCCAATGTGGCTTTCGCCCGAGCAAATCCGCGTGTTGCCGCTGAGCGACAAGTCGCTCGACTACGCAGTGGCGGTGGCCCGTCAGTTGGACGAAGCCGGTTTGAAGGTGACGGTGGACTCCACCGGCGGCAAAGTGCAAGCGAAGATTCGCAACGCGCAACTCGACTTGGTCAATTACATGGCCGTCGTCGGACCCAAGGAAGCCGAGACGGGGCACGTGGCATTGCGAGACCGCATCGACGGCGATCTCGGCAGCATGCCGGTCGCCCAGGCGATCGCAAGGTTGCAAAAAGAAGTTGCCGACCGCACCGTCCGCCAAGCCGTCAAGGGCTCCGCAGCCCCAGCAGTCGAGACCGGAGCTACCGGCAACGAAGGCTAG
- a CDS encoding alpha/beta hydrolase — MSPTRKTIKRLLTVASCLCAGGLIVSWFVAGALVAPCPCVIGDAPIGWNTKTIALTSDSGSTISGWHTRPDRGHGVVVLLHGIRGSRLSMVERARLLHDAGYATVMIDLQSHGESLGEVITVGHLEQHDVRAAVQYARREHPGEPIGVIGVSLGGAAALLASPLDLDALVLESVYPNIHAAIDNRVSAKLGPLSPIPTSLLLIQLQLRLGISPSDLRPIDHLSQIECPVCIASGTSDRHTTESETRAMFEAAPEPKSLWLADGAAHVDLLNHDREAYRQQVLGFLNRHLRTGESTTEKHAPPRNEPE; from the coding sequence ATGTCACCCACACGAAAAACGATCAAACGTTTACTGACGGTTGCGTCGTGTCTGTGCGCCGGTGGTTTGATCGTGTCCTGGTTCGTCGCTGGCGCCCTCGTGGCGCCGTGTCCTTGTGTGATCGGTGATGCTCCGATTGGATGGAACACAAAAACCATTGCTCTGACCAGTGATTCCGGTTCGACGATCTCTGGTTGGCACACTCGACCCGATCGCGGTCATGGGGTGGTTGTATTGTTACACGGCATCCGGGGTTCTCGTCTGTCGATGGTCGAGCGTGCGAGGTTGCTTCACGACGCGGGATACGCGACGGTGATGATTGATCTGCAATCGCACGGCGAGAGCCTTGGCGAGGTCATCACGGTTGGGCATCTGGAACAACACGATGTACGCGCCGCGGTTCAATACGCTCGCCGTGAACATCCGGGCGAACCGATCGGTGTGATTGGCGTTTCCCTCGGTGGCGCGGCGGCCTTGTTGGCTTCACCGTTGGACCTCGACGCACTGGTGCTCGAGTCGGTTTATCCCAACATACACGCTGCAATCGACAATCGCGTTTCCGCAAAACTGGGGCCGCTTTCGCCAATCCCGACATCGCTCTTGTTGATTCAGCTTCAACTGCGTCTGGGGATTTCTCCATCGGATCTTCGTCCCATCGACCACCTTTCTCAGATCGAGTGCCCAGTGTGCATCGCCTCTGGAACATCGGATCGACACACGACGGAATCCGAAACGCGTGCGATGTTCGAGGCGGCCCCCGAACCCAAAAGTCTTTGGCTGGCCGACGGTGCGGCACACGTTGATTTGCTGAATCATGACCGCGAAGCATACCGGCAGCAGGTCCTGGGTTTTCTCAACCGTCACTTGCGTACTGGCGAATCCACGACCGAGAAACACGCTCCGCCGAGAAATGAACCAGAATAA
- a CDS encoding SpoVG family protein, translated as MEITEIRIKLMESSEDRLRAFCSITIDGCFVVRDLKIIDGTNGPFVAMPSRKLTGHCNRCHHKNHLRAQYCNNCGNKLDFQADGGFDSPQKLYADVAHPINSQCRELIQNAVITEFLAELKRYEQPDYRSRYDDDFDYEDTLVDHIIEPAHSSVGPPKSETTQPPATEKIMQSDDRARQPPLESDSSEGNGDEGFGAGIF; from the coding sequence GTGGAGATCACGGAAATTCGGATCAAGTTGATGGAGTCCTCCGAGGATCGTTTGAGAGCATTTTGCTCGATCACGATCGACGGCTGCTTCGTCGTGCGCGATCTCAAAATCATTGACGGGACCAACGGTCCTTTCGTCGCCATGCCCAGTCGCAAGTTGACCGGGCACTGCAATCGGTGTCATCACAAGAATCACTTGCGTGCCCAGTACTGCAACAACTGTGGAAACAAGCTTGATTTCCAAGCCGACGGCGGATTCGATTCACCTCAGAAGCTGTACGCGGATGTCGCCCATCCGATCAACAGTCAGTGTCGAGAGTTGATTCAGAATGCCGTCATTACCGAGTTTCTTGCGGAGTTAAAGCGTTACGAGCAACCCGACTATCGGTCACGCTACGATGACGATTTTGACTACGAGGACACGTTGGTCGATCACATCATCGAACCGGCTCATTCGTCGGTCGGCCCACCGAAATCGGAGACCACACAGCCTCCGGCCACCGAAAAGATCATGCAGTCCGATGACAGGGCGAGGCAACCGCCGTTGGAATCGGACAGCAGTGAAGGGAACGGTGATGAAGGATTCGGAGCCGGAATTTTCTAA
- a CDS encoding DUF1592 domain-containing protein, translating to MILSFGIGIQAGEPSGDLAAPAQANATSESSNESSDHSRDALKNWKATGWPLMQQFCIDCHSEDNLEAGLDLSGFETLDSNATAVTARVLEMVRFGAMPPDDSELPSIDERKRFVDSIESTLYAVGCDLTPKSGKVTARRLNRAEYNHSVRDLFGIDIQPADDFPSDEVGAGFDNNGDVLSLSPMLLEKYMAAAERVASAAIVDPDTLPRLDLDVAPDRLPVYGNFKVGSFNGRFLDKESFIWLDIKPPFAGEYRISVRGGNTLPDDKPRTVAIFDAAGILRATGELKYYGGSGGSESFSAKLDLPAGEQRLFFDVIHDDRELVVGESRFEELDRLDGKRMKSVLEKLSTPVPPERNFDKSDHPFMFRAISIDGPSRYEPDVLPPFQSKLVRRVAPRRRGRYSDVSKTAAYSLQPLMRLAFRGPVSDDDVAPYAQLVEMATDQGESFYVGMQVAISAILVSPRFLYRVETPPADAKPDDSGDVALTQHQLATRLAYFLWSSTPDDELLQAADKGRLDEAMLRSQITRMLRDPKSDALASQFAAQWLGLRNLEEHTADAEKFPALTPSLRNAMARETELLFLDVLHENKPVSEFLTADYTFVDRELAKHYELDFDADGFQRVSLAATPRRGLLAHAGILTLTSSPTRTSPVKRGKWILENILGTPPPEPPAGVPLLDEAKVASADATFREQLELHRQSPTCASCHRVMDQLGFGLDQFDAIGRFRTMENGHPIDSSGEMPDGREFNSASELSRMLSQSEQTAFSKTLTRRLLTFAIGRELAPTDRCVIDQIMENTREDNHRLVDLITQVVLSRPFRFQTPATEN from the coding sequence GTGATTCTTTCGTTCGGCATCGGCATTCAAGCCGGCGAGCCGTCGGGTGATCTCGCTGCTCCTGCCCAAGCCAATGCCACATCCGAGTCGTCTAATGAGAGCTCTGACCATAGCAGGGACGCATTGAAGAATTGGAAAGCCACCGGCTGGCCACTGATGCAGCAGTTTTGCATCGATTGTCATAGCGAGGACAATCTGGAGGCCGGTTTGGATTTGAGCGGGTTCGAAACGTTGGACTCCAATGCGACCGCCGTTACCGCCCGCGTCTTGGAAATGGTTCGCTTTGGAGCGATGCCGCCCGATGACAGCGAACTGCCCAGTATCGACGAACGCAAGCGGTTTGTGGATTCGATCGAGTCGACACTCTACGCCGTCGGTTGTGATCTGACGCCCAAATCGGGCAAGGTCACCGCGCGTCGATTGAATCGAGCGGAGTACAACCATTCGGTTCGAGATCTGTTCGGCATCGACATCCAACCTGCGGATGATTTCCCGTCCGATGAAGTTGGCGCGGGATTTGATAACAACGGCGATGTGCTGTCGTTGTCGCCGATGCTGTTGGAAAAATACATGGCGGCGGCGGAACGAGTCGCCTCCGCGGCGATCGTTGATCCAGACACCTTGCCACGACTTGATCTGGACGTCGCGCCGGATCGTTTACCGGTTTACGGCAATTTCAAAGTCGGCAGCTTCAACGGTCGATTTCTCGACAAAGAAAGTTTTATCTGGCTGGACATCAAACCGCCCTTTGCTGGCGAGTATCGAATCTCTGTGCGTGGCGGCAACACGTTGCCTGATGATAAGCCACGCACCGTCGCGATCTTTGACGCAGCAGGAATCCTGCGAGCAACCGGTGAGCTGAAGTATTACGGTGGCAGCGGAGGGTCAGAGAGTTTCTCTGCCAAGTTGGATTTGCCCGCCGGCGAGCAACGTTTGTTCTTTGATGTGATTCATGACGATCGAGAGCTTGTCGTTGGCGAGTCGCGTTTCGAAGAGCTGGATCGTTTGGACGGCAAGCGAATGAAATCCGTCTTGGAAAAGCTCAGCACACCGGTTCCGCCCGAACGCAACTTTGACAAGTCCGACCATCCGTTCATGTTTCGTGCGATTTCGATCGACGGGCCGTCGCGATACGAGCCCGATGTACTGCCGCCATTCCAAAGTAAGCTGGTCCGCCGTGTCGCTCCCCGCCGACGAGGGCGATACAGCGATGTGAGCAAGACGGCGGCATACTCCCTGCAACCACTGATGCGACTCGCGTTCCGAGGACCGGTCAGTGACGATGACGTCGCGCCATATGCCCAGTTGGTCGAGATGGCGACCGATCAAGGAGAGTCGTTTTATGTCGGAATGCAAGTCGCGATTTCGGCGATCCTCGTCTCCCCACGTTTTCTATATCGTGTCGAGACACCGCCCGCCGATGCAAAACCAGACGACAGCGGAGACGTCGCGTTGACGCAACATCAGTTGGCGACACGTTTGGCTTATTTCTTGTGGAGCAGCACTCCTGACGACGAACTGTTGCAGGCGGCCGACAAGGGGCGTCTGGACGAGGCGATGTTGCGTTCGCAGATCACTCGCATGTTGCGTGACCCAAAGTCCGATGCGTTGGCGTCTCAGTTTGCCGCCCAGTGGTTGGGTTTGCGAAACCTGGAGGAGCACACGGCGGATGCTGAGAAGTTTCCTGCGTTGACACCGTCGCTCAGGAACGCAATGGCTCGCGAAACCGAGTTGCTGTTTCTGGATGTGTTGCACGAAAACAAGCCGGTCTCAGAATTCCTGACCGCGGATTACACCTTTGTCGATCGCGAGTTGGCCAAACACTACGAGCTGGATTTCGATGCGGACGGATTTCAAAGGGTCTCGCTTGCCGCTACCCCACGTCGCGGACTGCTTGCCCACGCCGGAATTCTGACATTGACCAGCAGTCCGACTCGGACCAGTCCCGTCAAACGCGGAAAATGGATCCTTGAAAATATTCTTGGAACACCGCCCCCGGAACCGCCTGCCGGGGTTCCATTGCTGGACGAAGCGAAAGTCGCATCGGCTGATGCAACGTTTCGAGAGCAGTTGGAATTGCATCGGCAATCACCGACCTGTGCGTCTTGCCATCGAGTGATGGACCAACTGGGGTTCGGTTTGGATCAGTTCGATGCGATTGGCCGGTTCAGGACGATGGAGAATGGACACCCCATTGATTCGTCCGGTGAGATGCCTGATGGACGCGAATTCAACTCGGCGAGTGAGCTCAGCCGGATGTTGAGCCAGAGCGAGCAAACCGCGTTTTCCAAAACACTCACCCGGCGGCTGTTGACCTTTGCCATCGGCCGCGAGCTGGCCCCCACGGATCGATGTGTCATCGACCAAATCATGGAAAACACACGCGAAGACAATCACCGATTGGTCGACCTGATCACGCAAGTCGTGCTCAGTCGACCGTTTCGATTCCAAACACCTGCAACGGAGAACTGA